DNA from Gemmatimonadota bacterium:
GGGCAGGGGGCGCAGCACGTAGGCGCTCACCACCGCCGTCACGGCCGCACAGGCGGCCAGGCCCACACCGAGCAGCAGCACGATCCCGGCGGTGAGGCGCGGCCGCCGGACGAGCGCACGCAGCGCGGCGCGCGCGTCCTGTCGCACGCCACCCAGGACCGCGCGGGTGCCCGTGGATCCACGCATCGAGCGGGAGCGCGAGCGCACGTACGCCCACTCGCGCGGCAGCGCCTGCGCCAGGTCGGCGGCCAGCCGGAAGGAGACGCGCAAACGGCTCCGGCCGTTCCTGCGCGCGTCCTCCAGCAGGCGGCGCGCATCCTCCTCCATCGACTCCGACCACTCGGAGCGGAAGCCCGGCGGGAAGAGCCGGAGCGCGAGCCGGTAGAGGGTGCGCACGAGCCTCATCGGGCTTCCCGGGGCCGGAGCCCACGGGTGCGCGCCAGCTCCGCCAGCCGTGTCATGCGGCCCAGCTCCCGCTCGAGACCGGCCCGGCCTGCCCGCGTGAGCCGGAAGGCGCGCCTCCGACGTGCGTCTCCGCTCCCGTCCTCCACCTCCTCCACCCACGCCTGGTCCCGTAGGCGGTTCAGGGAGCCGTAGACGGTGCCGGGTCCCATCGCGATGCCGGACTCCTCCTCGACCCGCTGCATGACCGCGTAGCCGTGGAGGGGGCCCTCCCCCAGGGCCAGCAGGACGTGGAAGACGGCTGGGGTCAGGGGCTCGGGGCCCGCGGAGTCCGGGGTCATGACGTGGCCATTATTACGGTGGACGAAATATTACGTCCATCGTAGCATCGGAGCGGGGGCCTGCCAAGAGGGGTGCCCGCGGCCACCGCCCCGGACACCCCCCCGATCCAGCTTGTCCCGTTCCATTCCGCGGCGGGACCGACCGGCCGTCTAGCTCACCGCGGGAACCCCGCGGTCGGCATCCGCGGGATGATGCGGAGGGCGTTGCCGTAGTAGACCTGTCGGAGCACGTCGTCCGGCAGCTCCATCCCGTACAGCTTCCAGAACGCGTGATAGTCGCGGTAGTAGTCGAAGTACTCGTCCGCGGTCTCGAACACCCGCCAGTAGTACGGATACTCGTCCGGCGCGAAGGAGTCCTTCCCGAACAGGATGCGGTCCTTGTACTTCACGAAGAACTCGCGCGCGAAGCGGGGTTGCCGGCCGAGATCATAGAGCACCGCGCCCAGCTCGGTGTGCACGTTGGGGAAGCGGTCGAACAGCGCGCCCAACCGGCCGAGGTCGTTGGCGTACCAGCTCATGTGCGCCACGACCCAGGTGGTGTTCGGGTGCTTCGCGATCATCCGGTCGCGCTCGGCCATCAGGTCATCGAAGGTCGGGTACTGCGAGCGATCGTTGAACTGGCGATTGGGGAAGAGCGCCATCTCCAGCCAGCGCTCGTTCGAGTAGT
Protein-coding regions in this window:
- a CDS encoding helix-turn-helix transcriptional regulator is translated as MTPDSAGPEPLTPAVFHVLLALGEGPLHGYAVMQRVEEESGIAMGPGTVYGSLNRLRDQAWVEEVEDGSGDARRRRAFRLTRAGRAGLERELGRMTRLAELARTRGLRPREAR